In Gigantopelta aegis isolate Gae_Host chromosome 14, Gae_host_genome, whole genome shotgun sequence, the following proteins share a genomic window:
- the LOC121389135 gene encoding uncharacterized protein LOC121389135, translating to MCGGSMKNSVYSTGKAAAAALPSCGPKDTGVEINGDCFYLGDSEVFFLEGERQCVGLGGHLATIDSEDTQSKLETYLRPFRADAWIGLSDVLNEGTFQWMDGSSLGAYTNLRSKLSTSDFVFLQATRKFQWQTAWMTNLKRPLCQLTGTAPIITKCGTNDYGNMIGTSQDCYAVMPGPSNFRDSQYACWTRNGHMALITATNKDEIIKHINLFGYSGVRDYWVQGSDPSVYTELKYYELYKEGTSSSGAPNGAVCILEDVSASTPCSSGYRYDSGSFKWVDGEPTDDANGVFWKDGQGVGNIANGKCAKLSSRRLYWINMPCSGQNAALVCKAPAAA from the exons ATGTGTGGAGGGTCAATGAAAAATTCAGTTTATTCTACTGGAAAGG CTGCCGCCGCTGCACTTCCGTCTTGTGGACCTAAAGACACTGGAGTTGAAATCAACGGAGACTGCTTCTATCTTGGTGACAGCGAGGTCTTCTTTCTAGAGGGTGAACGACAGTGTGTGGGGCTGGGAGGCCATCTGGCCACGATAGACAGTGAAGACACACAG AGTAAACTGGAAACGTATCTTCGCCCATTCAGAGCTGATGCGTGGATTGGACTGTCCGATGTGTTAAACGAAGGCACGTttcagtggatggatggaagcaGCCTTGGAGCCTACACCAACTTGAGAAGCAAACTTAGTACAAGCGACTTCGTGT TTTTACAAGCTACAAGAAAGTTCCAATGGCAGACGGCGTGGATGACGAACTTAAAACGACCATTATGTCAGTTAACTGGGACAGCGCCTATCATTA CAAAATGTGGCACCAATGATtatggcaacatgattgggacttCTCAAGATTGCTATGCCGTAATGCCTGGTCCATCCAACTTCAGAGATTCACAATATGCATGTTGGACAAGGAATGGTCACATGGCACTTATCACAGCTACAAACAAG GACGAGATTATCAAGCATATAAACCTTTTTGGATACAGTGGAGTGCGCGACTATTGGGTTCAAGGATCTGACCCATCGGTTTACACAG agtTGAAGTATTATGAGCTGTATAAAGAAGGAACATCCTCCAGCGGTGCACCGAATGGTGCTGTATGCATCCTGG AGGACGTCAGTGCCTCCACACCATGCTCTTCTG gGTACCGTTACGATTCCGGATCATTCAAGTGGGTTGACGGAGAACCCACCGATGACGCCAATGGCGTGTTCTGGAAAGATGGCCAAGGAGTCGGCAACATTGCTAACGGGAAATGTGCCAAACTGTCGTCAAGGAGATTATATTGGATCAACATGCCCTGCTCTGGACAAAACGCAGCATTGGTCTGTAAAGCGCCCGCAGCAGCTTGA